A stretch of DNA from Mobula birostris isolate sMobBir1 chromosome 26, sMobBir1.hap1, whole genome shotgun sequence:
ATTCACTTTAATGAACCAACTTACTTATTTTAGTTAAAACTAATATATTCAGGTAAATTTTCACTGAATTTATACAAAATGACTTTTCACACTAACTACAAATTTCTGAAAACAAATGGAACAACAGCTTACCGTTAATCTTCAATCACTCTTGAGTTTTCCTTTTATGTATGGGATACGGCTAACTACAACTTTCCAATCTGTAGCGTAGACTAGCAGTACACCAGCCACAGCTCCCCATGTAGTGATAGTTGGAATCCTATAaaatcaaaatattaaatatgaaaTCTTGTTTATTGTGTGGTACGGAGGCAGCAGCGCATCAGACTAGACCCTATATAGTAAAAACCACCAAGAGAATCACGAGGATCTTCCTCCACCCCATTTGAGACATTTACTGGGAGTACTGTAGACAAGGGGCTCAAAGCATTGTTGGATCTCGACTACTTTCCACAATCTCTGACTCACTATCAACAGAAGGGagatacagaagcatcaggattaGGACTGCTAGACTGGGAAACAGGTTTTTGCctcaggcaaacaacaggaattctgcagatgctggaaattcaagcaatacacatcaaagttgctggtgaacacagcaggccaggcagcaactctaggaggCCAGGCTGTGAGACCAATGAATACCCTGGCACCACCGAGGTCTTATCATTAGGACAATGAGCTGTGCTGCTCACTAcatactttgaattatattttattaacttattcatggtaaaatattttgttttatgtgctgtgtgtgatatatgtattgtcgGTGCACCATTGTCCACAGGAATTATTTTCAGATAACAataagtttgaatttaatctTGATACAATTCCTTTGGCCCTAATGGCTCAATGATGAATGATTTAGCAAATTAGATCATTTGCTAGATCTAATACGTTTTGCTGTAATTTTACTGTAAATATCAACAttcatctttaaaaaaaactcattggGGAATACAAGAGAGAACAAGTtgaagggctatggggaaaagggAAACACCTCCCTCATCACTATTTAGGGCCTCAAactgtccttctaggtgaggccaATACTTCACCTGTAAATCTGCTGGATCATCTATTGTACCTGGTGTTCCTGATGTGGCCCCTCTACATCAGCGAGACACAATGTAGACTGGGGACCACTTTACCTAGAACTTTCACCCCATCTACAAAAGGGAGGATTTCTTGGTGACCATCGATTTTAATTTCAACTCTCCATCCTTATTCTGACcttttggtccatggcctcctctattgccacaaTGAGGAGGAGCAATGCCTTATTTTCCATCTGCGTAGCCTCTAACTTGAAAATCAATTTCTTCAATTTCCAGTAATCTCTTACCTTCTTTCCTTATCCATccctcattctggctcccctcttatactttctcttctccctctggtggccatcctccttccctttctctcatggtccactgtcctctcctaacagattctttcttcttcagcccttcagcttttccatctatcacctcccagctactcACCTTATCCCACCTTCcttctcacctggcttcacctatcagctgccagcttattctggcttttgcccccttcctttccagtctcaaTAAAGCGTCTTGatgcaaaacatcaactctttgttcctctctatagatgctgcctgacctgctgagttcctccagcactttcaagtcatatttatttatatagcacatttaaaaCAACCCACGTTCACCAAAGTTCTGCAGAGATCAGATCAAAATACAAAATCACAGACATAACCAACAAGGCAAAGCAGCTGATAGGCACAAAAGAAACAGCACaagggcctaggcacaagccaaaaatcagccaaaTCAGGGGGTTTCAAATGCTAGTGAATAaaagtaagttttgagcctggatttaaaagagtcgatggagggggcagatctgatagggacgggaatgctgttccacagtctaggggctacaatagCAAAGGCACGGTCACccctgagcttaagtttagatcgTGGGACAGCCAGAAGCCCCAAGTCAGtcgacctgagggacctggaagtagaataaggggttagaaggtctgcTATATAGGAGGGAGCCAGCCCagttagggctttataaacaaacaggagaatcttaaaatcaattctgaaccgtactggcagccagtggagagaggccaggatagaagtaatatggtccctcttctgGGCACCTGTCAGGAGTCTGGCTACGGCGTACTGGACCAGTTGCAAACGAGACAGGGACGACTGACTAACCCCAGAATACAGGGGATTGGAGTAGTCCAAACGGGAGGATATAAGGGCGTGGATGATTTTCTCaagatctttgaaagagagaaactgcTTGATTTTGACAATAGTACCTAGTACGAAGCtggaaaaaactggcttttactactgcattaactagcttgtcaaacttaaaggtggaatcaaatatcacatCAAGGGATTTAacatggggtttgacaagggtggacaAGTTACCAAGGCTGTTGAtagggtcggggggggggggcaaataggacaacttcagacttgccttcattcagctgtaAGAACAAGCTTTGTGCTTGTTCAACTGATGGGATTGCTCTTTTGGGACCTAGTTTGGAGCCAACAGattgaatggcctccttctgttTCATAATAAACAAGTGAACAGTTTTTTGATGTAATGGAGAAGTACCTAACTAGCTAATTAGCAAGTGGAACATTAGTAACTTGCATTAATTTTATTGACTGAAATTTTCCAACTGGAAGCTTCAGCCAGTCATCAAAAACCTAAAGGTCACATTGGTACCCGATGAATCATCAGGATGGGGTTGAATGGTCATTTAATGGGATCAAGAAGAGTACAGTATCTGTTAAAAAGTTGTAGGGAAGTGATTCAAATGGAAGCTTTAGCTTTTATTTGGAAGATATAAGGGAAGTTCAAAGATATCTTTTGAGGAGAGGTTGcgtgagctaggacttttctctttggagtgaagaaagaTGAaagttgacttgatagaggtgtatgatattatgaaaggcatagagcGGGCAGCCAGCGCTTTTTTTGCAGGACAGCAATAGCAGAGGCATTTTAGGATGAATGGAGGTAAGTTtatgggagatgtcagaggtagtttttattCTTACGCGAAGAGTGTAAGCCCTGGATCACCTGGCCAATAGTAATACCTGTATCAGTCTATtgtttattgaccacagctcagtgttcaacaaaatcataccctcagttctaatcaacaagatcTATTACCTGGCCCCTGCAATTAGATCTTTAACTTCTTCActagaccacagtctgtgtgtatcagaaataacatctcctctttgctGACGATCAAAACTGGCGCACCTCTGGGATGTgggttagcccactgctctatgcCTTTACACCtacgattgtgtggctaggcacagctcaaacaacaTCTGTAAATTAGCTTATCACACAACTATTATCGGTACATTTTCAGATGGtgaagaggtgtacaggagtgaaatagatcaACTGGTTCTATGGTGTCACTGCAACAACccagcactcaatgtcagtaaaaccaagaTTTTCAAATAGTGGACTACAGGAAGGCGAACACACACTAATCCTTATCAAGGGATTAGGAATGAAAAGGGtgaccagtttcaagttcctgggtgtcacaaCATCACTAAAGAtatatcctgggtccaacatattgatgcatttacAAATAAGATTTGCCAGTGGCTGGCTATATTTGATGAAGAGTTTGAgaattggtatgccaccaaagacactcataaatttctacagatgcgctgTGGAGAACTTGctttcccagcatccaggacaccttcaaaaagtcagcatccatcattatggatccccatcacccagagcatgctgtctttctcactgctaccatcaagaggAGGCAcacgagcctgaagacacacactcaatgtttcaggaacagcttcttccccaatgCCATAAGAtcactgaatggacaatgaactaatgaatactacctcagtattatcttctcccctctctttttgcactaaaataatttaattgtttttgatatatatacttcttactgtaatttaaagattttattatattgtattgtaatgtactgaagcaataaaacagcaaatttcacagcatatgctaatgattttaaacctaattctgattctgataagtgCCTGGAAAatggatgaaagtaaaatggagggtCATGTGCTTCAGAGGAGAGGAAGCTTAGATTGATtgtagagcaggttaaaaggttgtaCAATACTTCACTCTTACAATTACAAGGATTCCATTCTACAGAAATCATTGACACAGTCCTAAGCAAAGGCAATGAAAACAACCTACTTGCCAGTGACCATCGTTAGACTTTCCTACCTTTCCCATGGCTCACTGTATCCCACCCtcctccattttatttcttacactATCCAGCTGAGTGGGACCCACACTTGCCTATCCAGAGAACATCTTGCACTGAATTCTTTTCCTGCTcccattattttttaaaatttaacgaGGAAGTTTCTTTCCCCtcattaagaccacaagacatgggagcacaatgaggccattcagcacatcaagcctgctccatcattccatcaggGTTGGTTGGTTAtcaccctcaaccccattctcctgtctgctcccctgtaacttttgacatcctAACTAATCAACAACTtctcaacctccgctttaaatatacccaatggcctggcctccactGATACctatggcaatgagttccacagattcatagtcctctggctaaaggaattcctcatctctgttctaaaggaatgtctttCTACTCTgagactatgccctctggtcctagactctccaactatagtaaatatcctctccacatccactctatctaagcctttcaatattcgttaTGTTTCACTTATTAGGCTCAAGAAGCCACTTCTTGCCAAGGATACATTCTTTCGATCTACCTAATGGCTGTTAGCAACAACATCTAAAAACATATCAGGTGTCATATGTTTATTGATGACTTGGTCCTCTGCATCAAATCTCTTCTTGATTTTTGCCTGTTCTGGGTGAGCTGATACAATCCTAATCATCTGGAGCCAAACTGTATTCCAAGTGGTTTGTAATTTAGCATGGATATGCTCAGTAAATGCAGGTGCACAATATATAGATTTGACAATGGGATTTATTAAGACAACAACTGCTAAACAGATGAGACATACAGTTCTCTGAATTAAATGTAGCAGCAACATCAGGCATGTCAGTAAAACTGTTAGATCCTGAATGTTTTAActtgtggaataagctgccaccTGGTGGTTAAAATATAACTGACGATTTTCAATCAGGAAATCGAAATTTTATTTGCTAGTCTATAAATTAATATGACGATAACCTCTGTTTACATGACCTACTTAACATATCAAAATGTCTAAAGAGGCATTGTAGGAACATTATTAGAGAAACACTGTCATTGAGCCATGCAAGATGACCAAGATCAGAGCTTCTGAAAGTAGGTAGACTGGGAAACAACAGCTCAGTCTTGACAACTGAACATGTTCCTGCCAGAATTAAAAGTGTGAGGTTATCTTAGTCACTTGGTTTGATGAGATACCTCAGACTGTGTCTCCTTTCACCTCTCTCACACCAATATTTTATTTATTGGTGTGTAAGTGACTTGCCATCATAGAAAacctagaaaataggtgcaggagtaggccattcggcccttcgagcctgcaccgccattcagtatgatcatggctgatcatccaacttagaaccctgtacctgccttctctccatacccctgatccctttagccacaagggccatatttaactcccccttaaatatagccaatgaactggcctcaactgtttcctgtggcagagaattccacagattcaccactctctgtgtgaagaagtttttccttatctcggtcctaaaaggcttcccctttatccttaaactgtgacccctcgttctggacttccccaacatcgggaacaatcttcctgcatctaacatgtccaatccctttaggattttatatgtttcaataagatcccccctcaatcttttaaattccagcgagtataagcctagtcgatccagtctttcatcatatgaaagtcctgccatcccaggaatcaatctggtgaaccttctttgtactccctctatggcaagaatgtctttcctcagattaggggaccaaaactgcacacaatactccaggtgtggtctcaccaaggccttgtacaactgcagtagtacctccctgctcctgtactcgaatcctctcgctataaatgccagcataccattcgcctttttcaccacctgctgtacctgcatgcccactttcaatgactggtgtataatgacacccaggtctcgttgcacctccacttttcctaatcagccaccattcagataataatctgttttcctgtttttgccatcaaagtggataatctcacatttatccacattaaattgcatctgccatgaatttgcccactcacctaacctatccaagtcaccttgtatcctcctcacagctaacactgccgcccagcttcatgtcatccgcaaacttggaaatgctgcatttaattccctcgtctaagtcattaatatatattgtaaacaactggggtcccagcactgagccttgcagtaccccactagtcactgcctgccattctgaaaaggtcccgtttattcccactcttgcttcctgtctgccaaccaattctccatccacatcaataccttacccccaataccgtgtgctttaagtttgcacactaatctcctgtgtgggaccttatcaaaagccttttgaaaatccaaatatcccacatccactggttctcccctatccactctactagttacatcctcaaaaaattctacgagattcgtcagacatgattttcctttcacaaatccatgttgactttgtccgatgatttcaccgctttccaaatgtgctgttatcacatctttgataactgactccagcattttccctatCACCGAttgcccggtttctctctccctcgttttttaaaaagctgggttacaaggacatatacacagaaaaAGGCCAGTGACAtcttgaaggatcccacccaccctgctcatggaggGGGGGCGAGGAAGAAATACACTCCGGGGCCGGGGAAAGGGCCTCGTTGCCTGAGGACGTTGAGGACACTCTTGACTTCCCCGTGGCTGGGCACTGACCTCCAACAGAACAGAGCCCTACCAAAAGACCTTCACCTTCAATCACATTTTCGTCCGTAAATCCCGGCTCAGCAATCGCCTCAGCTCCCCGCGGAGGTGGTGATGCGGGGCGGACGCGGGGAGAAGGCTCCAACTCGAGGCTTGAGGCCCGAGGCCCAAAAGCCCCCGGGGTCACCTCCACttcaccctctcccacccacacccCGCTCCCCGGCCGCCCGCACTCCCTCACCAGTTCTTCAGCAGCTGCCCGTGTCTGGGCCCGAGAATTCGCTCCAACATCCCGGCGGCCGTTCGTCCCCTCCCGGTCAACCGACTACCCGCCTACAAAATGGCCGCAAGACCCCTCCTCAGCGGCTGCCCAGGCAGCGCCTACGAGAAGATTAGACATTGTCTCCGCCCCCAAACCCATCCCGATTTCCCGAAACATTAGCACGATGTTATGTTTTCTTTTGTTCTGaaattaaatattttgcatttaACGGTATAAGCCGCCGTGTTGTCGTCTCTATCGCGCGGTCGGTATGCTGTCCCCTGTGGTGGGCGGTGGAACTGAAATTATTATTGTCCATGTCCCGAGGACTGTGATGAACAAAACTTGACAGATcggatcattgcacagtgcattgacgGAGCACAAGGTAGAACAACCTGCATCACACCAATCTTTATT
This window harbors:
- the uqcr11 gene encoding cytochrome b-c1 complex subunit 10, translating into MLERILGPRHGQLLKNWIPTITTWGAVAGVLLVYATDWKVVVSRIPYIKGKLKSD